GCTATGAACTTGGGAACGTTATCGCCGGGCATTATGACTGACATGCTTTGATTCCCTTGCTGTTTCGATTtctgaattatatttttttatgaatttatacttcttttatgaaaacataagaattattaaaaacaaaaaaaaaaggatgaaAGAGGTCGACCAGCCATGTCTGTCTAGAGAGCATGTGCTCCTGGACAACTAAAGTTATGGAAATACGTTTAATATATTATGAGATTAAACATATGtcctaaaatattattatgtatTCCATATAACATAAATCTTTCGTGTAAAAATAGAATAATTTTTCACACCGAGCTATCGGgttcaaaaagaaaataagtTTAACTAGACTATAGACTTACATCATGAGGAGACTTAGGCTTGGACGAGCCAAGATCACCGTCGGCTTCAAGATCCGGCGGGCGTAGGGAGAGAGTGCGGCGGAGCTTGTCCCAGTGATAGCAGCAGAAGAACATTCCGCTGAGGGTGAAAATGACCAGAAGAAGAAGGGCTGTGCCGAGTGGGAATCCCAGCGAAGGCCGCGAATCCGACCCGTGAGAAACCGGGGCACCACCATGTTCCATCGAATTGTGTTTCGCTTGTATCTCTTGTTCCCACTTCCCTCATCAGAGAGAGCGCAGCCGCACCAAATATATTTGTGTTCTTGGAAAGAACAAAAGGGCGTGCACAACTGGCAAGGAAGATGTAAAGgttggaattttatttaattattttttagagaATTGGTAGATTTATTTATGGCTTGTAATTCATAAAATTCCGCCAAGAATTGGGTCAATGATCctagtaaataaatttaatcgttatcatattcatatttattgaaaaatataataaacataTACCTTTTTCCTTTAGAGAGGTACACGATTTCGGGGCCAGGGTACGGAAAGTATGTTGTGCCCCACTTTGCTTTGGTGCTACCAAGCATCatctttataaataaatatacataactaaaattataatttcagtTGTAATCAAATTCCAGCtgagatttaattaaatttcatgGAAATATTATTGTTGCTAGGGAAGGTAAATACGCGTATTACGACCTTTCAAGTTTCTAAAGGAAAAAATcgaaatatcttttttttttttaaaggatcCACATGTGACAATTCAAATGAAAataacttcaaatattttaatggtGTATGAGACATATCTACAAGTTTCGGTGGAGCTATGTCTTTCACAAAACTTCTTGTGAAATTCTCTCTATTcaactaataaaaaatattatttttatgtcaaaaaattatttttcatgctgAATATATATCGAATCAATAAATCTGTGATATGATCTCACAATAAACATACTATATgtcttttgttaaaaaaaatttttttgtcattttctaATTATATTATTCCTTGATagatagatatatttaattcaataaataaacgGACGGACATTTGAAATAATAACTCGATATTCAGTCtatgtatatttataaatattagttGATTTTTGACTCAGATGTATATATGACATGTGTTTTTTTACAATGTTCTAAAATAGTAGGCGATGTCTACCAATTATTGCCTAGTCGTCGAGGTAGCACTCAGacggttttcaaaattaatttttataatatttaataacttaatatatttaaattctttttattttttatattaaatataggTGTAGAAACAGCTAATAAAAAATAAgacgattttttatttttttagaatattgaATAATTGTTTAAACCTATACCTTTTTTCTTATAAAAACTTCCCAAAAAATAATCTTCATTTTTTCATTCTAGATCATTGAAGAAAATGAAATTGTGTTAGGACAAGCCAACAAATCATATCTCTTATTGAACTTTAATTTAggttctataaaaaaaattgaacttttattttaataaaatgaatttttactttaaattaaaataccaaaaaaataacaataacaaaaacaaaaaaacaaaaatctaaACAACCTAGAGCCGCCTAGAACGATCTAGGCAACCTTGCCGCCTAAACTAGCGgactatttttttttctaggcTGCTACCATTTTTAGCACAATGGTTTTTTAACCAATAATAACATGCAATTAGACTCGTAAATAGGAAATATGCactatgaaattaacatgcttaTTTACTTTTTTGCTATTAATAACAGTACTCTTCACttcctaaaaaaataattaaaaaaatcagatttcACTATTAATTATTTTGAGATATTTGATTTGAACAAAAGGTGTGTTACATAGACTTGACTTAATTAgcaacaataaaaaattatttcaagtaCAAAGTTTCGAGTAcaaaaatacaaagaatttgAAATTCGTCATAGTTTTACATTTAATATCTTAGGAATCCTTTGGATCGAACGATGTGAGATGAGGATATATAATCTAATGATTTATAACTTGTGCAAAGCTTGAGTAAAACAATGGACGAAACAGGCTAAAACGGAAATGTGTTCGACAGTAAAGTGCATACCGGGGGTACGGGTGCGGGTTCATTAGTGGCAAACAAATACAATCTCACCCTTAGAAAATTTGTAGATAGGAATCCAAGTTTGAAACGTCCATACTAGTGCGTCAATAATGGTCCACAAACTTTAATTATCTTCAACAAAACTCGGCTTTTTTCTTCAATAAAGATACGACTACCGTGGAAAAGGATTTGCAACTTTCTTTTCAGTGGAATACATTCAAGATTTTctttagaaaattttatatcCCTCTCTTAATCCTGTCTCATTCCGAATCAAGTTCTAAACAATTACGTTATAGAGATCAAAATACATCTTAATATATAGTACCTATTTGTAGAACAAATAATACACACAGCAAAGACCATCATTGTGTAATTTTCTTCTAAGTTTTGGAGCCAGTTTTTAATTTGGATCTTGAGTATTCCTTTTCTTGGTTCCTATAGACGATAAGTTATCACAGTACTGTTCAGCTTGGGTGGAAACTGTTGTGCGATcaataaatttcgaatttttttgtgaaatggACAATCCAAGGTGAGGTCCACATTTATATTTAAAGAAGCAAAATCAATTCATGAAGAAATTTGACCCGTTAAGGAGGAAAATACTATTTTGAATATTACAATTCTATAACTTTAAGGTCTTGACataatactaattaaatatttattatttatagcaAACTGTATTGATACCCCCATAAGATTCCGGGTCATTGGTGACCCGGGTACCATCAAGAACCCGAGCACTACATTTCTCAAGCATTCTCCGAACAGCCTGATCTCTCAGGCAATCACACGGGCACTTCTCCTTTCCCCGGGCAGTCATCATAGCCCGAGCTCTTATACAAGCACCCGGGTAACCGaccacccgagccacctcgagaattgaaccacactcgagtatgattgatacaggccgtctaatctgtcagaacaacttgggcttggagtgtcctagaagtcatcagaagctagAGTATGGGCAaccgacttgccatacttagtaggtggcaCTAGAATCGAGGTACCTATTtcattttctactataaatagcatgtattaatttcatttacggattctgaaatctttgaactttcaagtattatacatattttctctcaaatattgctcgtgttcatcttcaacatgctgacttaagcatcggagtggctacgccggaCACTTATCCGATGCCCATTCACGAGCTCttttcttgtttgcaggtgctgtTGAGGCCattatcttcaatcaaattctccaaacattataaattgtTGATTTGATCCGTTGGAGCTCCCGACCCGGCTCATCCCATTTCAGCGAGATCACATCATGTATACATCTCATATTATTTATCGTTATTTATTTCTCTCTAAGTTAGAGATTGATTTTCCCAATTCGATACCTATTTATTGGTCaaccattttttttatgaaaatgtgtgtTATTACTGATATAAACAACCACAACAAAATATAATCGATCAATATAAACAATCCAAACCACAAGAACaaatcaacacaaatatttacatCATCTATTCAAACCGAATATGCATTCCACAAATTGTTGATAACCATTCAAATGTTTGTAAGTCAATCCATTCAAAAACTATAAGCGTTCTAAAGTTTAACTAATGACGTGGGGTGATGGAGGTTGAGTCCCATCGAAATCAATAACAGTtgaaaaaaatatggaaaagtAGACATAACATGAGGAAACACATGCCTATATCGAGTCTTGTTTGTAAGTCCCAACTCCTCACATCCCAGTTATTGTAGTAGAATATGGAGAGccaacaaaatttaatttattggatAATCTATTAATCTTGTTAAATTGAACAAATAAAGAAATATCAATGTGAGGAGGGTTAAGAGTCACCTTGCATCTATAAATATCTCATCAAAATCACAAATTAGGGTACACGTAAAAGCTTTAagtatatcaaaattgtatattCACTATGTGAATAACATTTCATCGACGGATACACAGATGAACACGATTGATGAGTAGCatatcaaaactctacttttatatatatgtatgtatatatatattgtatattcACTATGTGAGTGACATTCATCGATGGATACACAGATGAACACGATTGGTGAGTAGCATATCAAAactctaattttatttatttatatatatatatagactagTTTAAGAGCATAGTAATAATGTCGCAAATAGATTGTGGTGGAATATATGTATTCCAAATGTGCCAAAAAAAAGTATCAACCTTGGAACCATGCAGTTGGTCATCAACAACTTtcttactttaaaattttaataatgaatAATTGTGGATATTCGTTTTAAAAAGTAGCTTAATGATTTACTAAACAAGTACAGAATAAGTACGGAGAATTTTGAAAGAATAATtgcatttcattttaaattagtaAGGGTAATTAATCCATTCGaaagaaataatatttgtttttattacaAAAACACATATTAATATCCAAAGAAACATAAATATGGCCCAATCCTCGACATATACGGGCCTCTTATGACAACTGGTGATCCAGTCCACTAGCAGTCCAGACCATTAGGCATTTTAgttaaaacattatatatatatagatatagatataattCATTTGCAGAGAAATTCctttaatgataaataaaatataattaaggtTTACATTATTTACTACTGGGAAAATATTCATATGATATTGTAAAACATTTTTTagttaaaatactaaaaatttgttattaaatcaatatcaataaaatattaaaataaataaatttcttgaAACACTTAATATTAAATGGAATGaccaacattaaaaaaaaaaaaatccctcaTGTTAAGTTTaatggggaagttggtgaaaaatctccaatcaaaatatttctttgggttcactccctacccacaaaattgtggtactatgtcatacaaatgtggtacacttcatgtgaaaatgtggtacacatcatttggaaatgtggtactaaaaaagtatctagggactgaacacaaaaaaaatcgacggttggagactgaaggccaatttttCGAAGTTTAATAGATCAAATGACTTCAATgtcttatatattttatacttacaTGGAACAAATATTTACTCCAACCCATCGTTCGTGTCATTCTACGGTAGGCTGACCTTTGTCATGAAAATCTGTGCCAGCCAGTCTCGAAATGCTGGTTGTGACCATGGttgataataatttatttatttattt
This window of the Primulina huaijiensis isolate GDHJ02 chromosome 3, ASM1229523v2, whole genome shotgun sequence genome carries:
- the LOC140972360 gene encoding uncharacterized protein At5g65660; the protein is MEHGGAPVSHGSDSRPSLGFPLGTALLLLVIFTLSGMFFCCYHWDKLRRTLSLRPPDLEADGDLGSSKPKSPHDKSKQQGNQSMSVIMPGDNVPKFIAMPCPCEPRRREENAVELKKPRPKAPPRIAVPLY